DNA sequence from the Phycisphaerae bacterium genome:
CAATAGAATAATTCACAACCGACCGTCGGGCCAGCGTCGGTACTTGATGTGAAGCAGCCGCCCCCGGCTGCCGCGTAGAAAGGAATAAAAAGGGCCAGGGTTCGGGTGCGCGCTGGGGGGAAACGCGCGGGGCGCCGAAGCCCTGGCCGGGTTTTTGAGGATATCGAAGGTCTCAGACTCTTCAAGGTTAAAATCGGAAGTTTTGGTGCGTTAACCCCAACAAAAACGGACGTTGCCGCCGCTAACTTTCCGCTCATCAAAAGGTAACAGAAGCGGCGGGCCGTCCGGCCTTAATAAAGATAAACCCAAAGAATTGGCGCCAAAGCCGCCACCAGAACGACGAACAGCACCAGGGGCAGCGCATAGGGCCAGCGAAATCGATAGAGACGGCCGAGGTGCTGCAGGTACTCGATCTGCTGTTTGAGCGTCAGCTTGCTCTTGCCGTGCAGCCGGTCGGAGAACTCGATCGGCACCTCTGTTACGCGCTGGCACCGGGCCTTAATAAGGATTTCGAGACCGATCTTGTAGCCGATGGGATTGAGACCGGCGGCCTGGGCGCGATCGAGCGTATCGCGCGTGAGGCAGAAGAATCCGGCCATCGGGTCCTTCGCGGCGGTCAGCGGTCGCGCCAGGAGCGTGGCGACTTGGGAGTTGAGTTGGCGAAGGAAGCCCCAGTCCTCCTTCGTTTTGCCGCCGGCGGTGTAGCGCGAGCCGATGCAGAAGTCGGCGCGGCCGTCGGCGATCGGCGCGATAACGGCGGGCAGGACTTCCGGCGGGTGCGAGAGGTCGGCGTCCATGCAGAGGAGGATGTCGTACTTGGCTTCGGAGAATCCCCGCACAACAGCGGACGAAAGCCCCCGTTCGTCGAAGCGGGTGATGAGCCGAACGGGGAAGTGCGCGGCCAGTTCGGTGACCAGCGTCTCCGTCCCGTCGCGGCTGTGATCGTCGACGAAGATCAGCTCGGCGGGGATGTCGGCGGCGCGCAGCGTCTCGAAGAC
Encoded proteins:
- a CDS encoding polyprenol monophosphomannose synthase; its protein translation is MPQPPVSIVVPTYREAQNIPILTRRVFETLRAADIPAELIFVDDHSRDGTETLVTELAAHFPVRLITRFDERGLSSAVVRGFSEAKYDILLCMDADLSHPPEVLPAVIAPIADGRADFCIGSRYTAGGKTKEDWGFLRQLNSQVATLLARPLTAAKDPMAGFFCLTRDTLDRAQAAGLNPIGYKIGLEILIKARCQRVTEVPIEFSDRLHGKSKLTLKQQIEYLQHLGRLYRFRWPYALPLVLFVVLVAALAPILWVYLY